Proteins from a single region of Oncorhynchus tshawytscha isolate Ot180627B linkage group LG03, Otsh_v2.0, whole genome shotgun sequence:
- the LOC112246113 gene encoding uncharacterized protein C11orf42 produces the protein MPHLRDAQMFRPLCVIGKRVERSLRVRKVRSLFPLGPLKDLLDDPAGSPEVSLKTEGPVRCDFLHEEFLDAVGRVRVQVSNLRKEAAICPLAPHRQLSLRDNLPWLDSVHRLYLVSEVYCSSDAKLRVLGMERRTELRLGPNTPLAFSCLRLSVSPSGLVEVCDGWEGSYLHPKARWAKFDSPDYASLVAGRPVSEPKMMGLLSQFAFNFSHPSIISLSSSALHLPDTSPSKDQHQHRKVTDYQEAQEISSEALLPLEEEEEEGS, from the exons ATGCCCCACCTGCGTGATGCCCAGATGTTCCGTCCTCTCTGCGTTATCGGGAAGCGTGTGGAGCGATCGCTGCGTGTGCGTAAGGTCCGCTCCCTGTTCCCCCTAGGGCCCTTGAAGGACCTGTTAGATGACCCGGCCGGTTCCCCAGAGGTCTCCCTGAAGACTGAGGGGCCCGTGCGCTGCGACTTCCTGCACGAGGAGTTCCTGGATGCCGTGGGGAGGGTCCGTGTGCAGGTCAGCAACCTGAGGAAGGAGGCGGCAATATGTCCCTTGGCTCcacacagacagctgtccctCAGGGACAACCTGCCCTGGCTGGACTCTGTACACCGCCTCTACCTG GTGAGTGAGGTGTACTGCAGCTCTGATGCCAAACTGCGTGTgctggggatggagaggaggacagagctGAGGCTGGGGCCCAACACCCCTCTGGCCTTCTCCTGCCtcaggctctctgtctctccctcgggCCTGGTGGAGGTGTGTGACGGCTGGGAGGGCAGCTACCTACACCCCAAGGCCAGGTGGGCCAAGTTCGACTCCCCGGACTATGCGTCTCTGGTAGCAGGTAGACCGGTGTCTGAGCCCAAGATGATGGGCCTGCTCTCCCAGTTTG CGTTCAACTTCTCCCACCCCTCCATAATCTCCCTGTCCAGCTCGGCCCTCCACCTGCCGGACACATCCCCCAGCAAGGATCAACACCAGCACCGCAAGGTGACAGACTACCAGGAGGCGCAGGAGATCTCCAGCGAGGCCCTGCTGCccctggaggaggaagaggaggagggaagctga